One region of Xylanimonas ulmi genomic DNA includes:
- a CDS encoding helix-turn-helix domain-containing protein, whose translation MIVTNAEQLGALLRRARKERGLTQAQVAATARVSRQWVVAAEAGAPTARLDLTLDVLRAVGLVVDVVPDEPDDAIETVLGRARG comes from the coding sequence GTGATCGTCACCAACGCCGAACAGCTCGGCGCCCTGCTGCGCCGGGCGCGCAAGGAGCGCGGCCTGACCCAGGCGCAGGTCGCCGCGACCGCGCGCGTCTCGCGTCAGTGGGTCGTCGCCGCCGAGGCCGGCGCGCCGACGGCACGGCTCGACCTCACGCTCGACGTGCTGCGCGCCGTCGGGCTCGTCGTCGACGTCGTGCCCGACGAGCCTGACGACGCGATCGAGACCGTCCTGGGCCGTGCCCGTGGGTGA
- a CDS encoding type II toxin-antitoxin system HipA family toxin, with translation MPVGDRLDVWLDGRHAGSLERARGGAVSFAYAAAFQELRVAPSLSVSMPRHATHHGPQVVEPWIDNLLPDSDTVRARWAARFGERRPTAFALLRHMGADCAGAVQILPEGSAPADDAGAQPLTDAQIAAHLRELRRDDSAWAFESHGGRFSLGGQQGKFALARDVDGAWTQPTGRTPSTHILKIGVGGLDHSDAAELVTMRAARALGLAVARVEAAWFEDQPAVVVERFDRLAGADGRVRRLHQEDLCQALGLWRAAKYEADGGPGVRVIADAVARAADPRDLAASRDDLARAVILNWVVAGTDAHAKNLALLHVGARTVLAPQYDLVSAALLWPPEEVWHRGRLAMRLGGEYRLRGVGTRHVARAAQDLGVEPEWLADVAAQYASAFPDAVRDVVAQHRRLIDAATARQFVDGAAARCADVLRALGQRQAASAADRPGDAVWIPAHERDGRRVEGHWRSRPGRRARSV, from the coding sequence GTGCCCGTGGGTGACCGCCTCGACGTATGGCTCGACGGCAGGCACGCCGGCTCCCTGGAGCGCGCGCGTGGCGGCGCGGTGTCGTTCGCCTACGCCGCGGCCTTCCAGGAGCTGCGCGTCGCGCCGTCGCTGTCGGTCAGCATGCCGCGCCACGCGACCCACCACGGCCCGCAGGTCGTCGAGCCGTGGATCGACAACCTGCTGCCCGACAGCGACACCGTCCGCGCGCGGTGGGCCGCCCGCTTCGGCGAGCGGCGGCCCACCGCGTTCGCCCTGCTGCGCCACATGGGCGCCGACTGCGCCGGCGCCGTGCAGATCCTGCCCGAAGGCTCCGCGCCCGCCGACGACGCCGGAGCGCAGCCGCTGACTGACGCCCAGATCGCGGCCCACCTGCGCGAGCTGCGCCGCGACGACAGCGCGTGGGCGTTCGAGAGCCACGGGGGACGCTTCTCGCTCGGCGGCCAGCAGGGCAAGTTCGCCCTCGCCCGCGACGTCGACGGCGCGTGGACCCAGCCCACCGGCCGCACCCCCAGCACCCACATCCTCAAGATCGGCGTCGGCGGGCTCGACCACTCCGACGCCGCCGAGCTCGTCACCATGCGCGCCGCCCGCGCGCTCGGCCTCGCCGTCGCCCGCGTCGAGGCCGCCTGGTTCGAGGACCAACCCGCCGTCGTCGTCGAGCGGTTCGACCGGCTGGCCGGGGCGGACGGGCGGGTGCGGCGCCTGCACCAGGAGGACCTGTGCCAGGCGCTGGGCCTGTGGCGCGCAGCCAAGTACGAGGCCGACGGCGGACCCGGCGTGCGCGTCATCGCCGATGCCGTCGCACGCGCCGCCGACCCGCGCGACCTGGCCGCCTCGCGCGACGACCTCGCCCGCGCCGTCATCCTCAACTGGGTCGTGGCCGGCACCGACGCGCACGCCAAGAACCTCGCGCTGCTGCACGTCGGCGCCCGCACCGTGCTCGCACCGCAGTACGACCTGGTCAGCGCCGCGCTCCTGTGGCCGCCCGAGGAGGTCTGGCACCGCGGCAGGCTCGCCATGCGGCTGGGCGGGGAGTACCGTCTGCGCGGCGTCGGCACCAGGCACGTCGCGCGCGCCGCCCAGGACCTCGGCGTCGAGCCCGAGTGGCTGGCGGACGTCGCCGCGCAGTACGCGAGCGCGTTCCCCGACGCCGTGCGCGACGTCGTCGCGCAGCACCGGCGCCTCATCGACGCCGCGACCGCGCGGCAGTTCGTCGACGGCGCCGCCGCGCGCTGCGCGGACGTGCTGCGGGCGCTCGGGCAGCGTCAGGCCGCGAGCGCCGCCGACCGACCGGGTGACGCCGTCTGGATTCCCGCGCACGAGCGCGACGGTCGTCGCGTCGAGGGACACTGGCGGTCGCGTCCCGGCCGGCGGGCGCGCAGCGTGTAG
- a CDS encoding NUDIX domain-containing protein produces the protein MRDAQRVAAYGVAVRQGSVLLTRASGRSSTPGLWCLPGGGVEHGEDPRDTVRREVAEETGLRVAVGMDPWVLSDVVDLPGEGTRLHTVRVVYPVTVIGGDVRDEEAGSTDHAEWTPLDQALTRDPMAPFTTRMVKRALAAQNNAGAARPIRNVAVGLVVRDGHVLAEEYPRIDGHHRFLRAIGGGIAFGERAADAVVREFHEELGVAVTHVRLLDVTENLFEIVGEPGHEVVHIFAVASPQLDALPLDGALPVRDADSFVGWHPIERVLADDPPLYPVGAARLAAALHDDTR, from the coding sequence ATGCGCGACGCGCAGCGCGTCGCGGCCTACGGGGTCGCGGTGCGCCAGGGCTCGGTGCTGCTCACACGGGCGAGCGGCCGTTCGAGCACGCCTGGCCTGTGGTGCCTGCCCGGCGGCGGCGTCGAGCACGGCGAGGATCCTCGCGACACCGTGCGACGTGAGGTCGCCGAGGAGACGGGCCTGCGCGTCGCCGTGGGCATGGACCCCTGGGTCCTGAGCGACGTCGTCGACCTGCCCGGGGAGGGGACCCGCCTGCACACGGTGCGCGTCGTCTATCCGGTCACCGTGATCGGTGGAGACGTGCGGGACGAGGAGGCAGGCAGCACCGACCACGCGGAGTGGACGCCGCTCGACCAGGCGCTCACGCGTGACCCGATGGCGCCGTTCACCACGCGGATGGTCAAGCGCGCGCTGGCCGCCCAGAACAACGCCGGGGCCGCGCGCCCGATCCGCAACGTGGCCGTCGGGCTCGTCGTCCGCGACGGACACGTGCTCGCCGAGGAGTACCCGCGGATCGACGGCCATCACCGCTTCCTGCGCGCGATCGGCGGCGGGATCGCGTTCGGGGAGCGAGCGGCAGACGCGGTCGTTCGCGAGTTCCACGAGGAGCTGGGCGTCGCGGTCACGCACGTGCGGCTGCTCGACGTCACGGAGAACCTGTTCGAGATCGTGGGGGAGCCGGGTCACGAGGTCGTGCACATCTTCGCAGTGGCGTCGCCGCAGCTCGACGCCCTTCCGCTCGACGGTGCCCTGCCCGTCCGGGACGCGGACTCCTTTGTCGGCTGGCACCCGATTGAGAGGGTCCTGGCGGACGACCCACCGCTCTACCCGGTGGGAGCCGCCCGCCTCGCCGCGGCGCTCCACGACGACACGCGCTAG
- a CDS encoding GNAT family N-acetyltransferase: MNAWLATRALRNERSGDSRTFVTIDEDTGQIAGYYSLAAWAVSHAEAGGGWLKRNAPDPISVVLLGRLATSLDARRLGVGRDLLADALSNATIAAQVIGARALVAEAIDTRAAQWYAKQGLTRSTIRSDLCYARLV, encoded by the coding sequence ATGAACGCCTGGCTCGCCACCCGCGCACTGCGCAACGAGAGGTCCGGCGACTCACGCACCTTCGTCACCATCGACGAGGACACCGGCCAGATCGCCGGGTACTACTCGCTGGCCGCGTGGGCCGTCTCGCACGCCGAGGCTGGCGGCGGATGGCTCAAGCGCAACGCACCCGATCCGATCTCAGTGGTCCTCCTGGGGCGCCTGGCCACCTCGCTCGACGCCCGCAGGCTCGGCGTCGGACGAGACCTGCTCGCCGACGCCCTGTCGAACGCCACTATCGCCGCGCAGGTCATCGGCGCACGCGCGCTCGTCGCCGAAGCCATCGACACCCGCGCGGCGCAGTGGTACGCGAAGCAAGGCCTCACGCGCTCCACCATCCGATCCGACCTCTGCTACGCCCGCCTGGTCTAG
- a CDS encoding DUF1778 domain-containing protein: MSTTAEAPREARFDLRMSREARALLDEAAAINGVSLTDYVLSKVVPAARHDLLEARTIRLGRQAWDEFVAILDKPDDERLAALRTHAAAWGQRRA; the protein is encoded by the coding sequence ATGTCCACGACAGCAGAGGCCCCCCGCGAGGCTCGCTTCGACCTGCGCATGAGCCGTGAGGCCAGGGCGCTGCTCGACGAGGCCGCCGCGATCAACGGCGTCAGTCTCACCGACTACGTGTTGTCCAAGGTCGTTCCCGCCGCGCGGCACGACCTGCTCGAAGCGCGCACGATCCGCCTGGGCCGTCAGGCGTGGGACGAGTTCGTCGCGATCCTCGACAAGCCCGACGACGAGCGCCTGGCCGCGCTGCGCACACACGCCGCCGCATGGGGTCAGCGGCGCGCATGA